From one Culex quinquefasciatus strain JHB chromosome 3, VPISU_Cqui_1.0_pri_paternal, whole genome shotgun sequence genomic stretch:
- the LOC6036278 gene encoding SAGA-associated factor 29, protein MPLTAEQAMLQVQDRLRSLKSLVYEIETERKRNEPNIVKAIQLTKASGEDKSPALTHKLKAHYKVGIQDAIQEEALIRQALAKIQDIRNIRNERRIQARNAGNKETIRRGALMKMLQISAQTLPLFVSKVGEKIPPLCGSIPADNNYVAKPGDMVAALVKGVENEENWILAEVVQYLANASKYEVDDIDEEQKDRHILSKRRIVPLPLMRANPETDGQALFPKGTTVMALYPQTTCFYKAVINSQPQTANEEYEVLFEDPTYADGYSPPLFVAQRYVIAIKQNKKVSGSS, encoded by the coding sequence AATCGCTGGTTTATGAGATCGAAACCGAGCGCAAGCGGAACGAACCCAACATCGTGAAGGCAATCCAGCTGACCAAGGCGTCCGGCGAGGACAAATCCCCCGCGTTGACCCATAAACTAAAGGCGCACTACAAGGTCGGAATTCAGGACGCCATCCAGGAGGAGGCGCTAATTCGCCAGGCACTTGCCAAGATTCAGGACATCCGCAACATCCGGAACGAGCGCCGCATTCAGGCGCGAAATGCCGGCAACAAGGAGACCATCCGGCGCGGAGCTCTCATGAAGATGCTGCAGATTTCCGCCCAAACGTTGCCGCTTTTTGTGAGCAAAGTGGGCGAGAAGATACCTCCGCTGTGCGGCAGCATTCCGGCCGACAACAATTACGTGGCCAAACCCGGAGACATGGTGGCGGCCCTTGTCAAGGGCGTTGAAAACGAGGAAAACTGGATCCTGGCCGAAGTCGTGCAGTATCTGGCGAACGCCAGCAAGTACGAGGTGGACGACATTGACGAAGAGCAAAAAGATCGTCACATCCTTAGCAAACGGCGGATTGTTCCGTTGCCGCTGATGCGTGCGAACCCGGAAACGGACGGCCAGGCACTGTTTCCCAAGGGGACCACCGTGATGGCGCTCTACCCGCAGACCACCTGCTTCTACAAGGCCGTCATCAACTCCCAGCCCCAAACGGCCAACGAAGAGTACGAGGTGCTGTTCGAGGATCCGACCTACGCGGACGGCTACTCTCCGCCGCTGTTCGTTGCCCAGCGGTACGTGATTgccatcaagcagaacaagaaGGTATCCGGAAGCTCCTGA